One region of Triticum aestivum cultivar Chinese Spring chromosome 6B, IWGSC CS RefSeq v2.1, whole genome shotgun sequence genomic DNA includes:
- the LOC123136581 gene encoding CBL-interacting serine/threonine-protein kinase 21 isoform X2, whose protein sequence is MVLAESIGKYRVGRTIGEGAFAKVRLAVDAETGGCVAVKVIDRSTVLRNNLMYQVKREIGAMRLLNHPNIVKIHEVIATKTKICLVMEYVPGGQLSDKLSYLKRLEEREAKKYFYQLIDAVDYCHRRGVFHRDLKGNLKVSDFGLSVLRKPGQLLSTSCGSPCYVAPEVIQHKTYDGAAADIWSCGVILFELLAGYLPFQDCSLIHLYRRISRAQYALPQWITLPQKKIILRILDPSPITRAKINDIFDDEWLKEGYNPSVRRTESDDCVDLDEAGTDSDGSHSTEVREAGGANPEPEQFINAFRLIATCRDLDLSGLFQEQKTKLGSPHSVQETLGIITAAARDVSLSARRMGSSMVKLQDIRLLSRSMLDLTLSAEVIQVTPAHCVVEVSKSSGDLRAYKEFCTSLCRLLTGRVQQNGSSSDLGTNKL, encoded by the exons ATGGTGCTGGCGGAGAGCATTGGCAAGTACAGGGTCGGCCGGACCATCGGCGAGGGCGCCTTCGCCAAGGTCCGGCTCGCCGTCGATGCCGAGACGGGCGGCTGCGTCGCAGTCAAGGTCATCGACAGGAGCACGGTGCTCAGAAACAACCTCATGTATCAG GTGAAGAGAGAGATCGGCGCGATGAGGCTTCTCAATCACCCCAACATAGTCAAGATACACGAG GTGATCGCGACGAAGACGAAGATATGTCTTGTGATGGAGTATGTTCCGGGAGGGCAGCTCTCTGACAAGCTA AGTTACCTCAAGAGATTGGAGGAGAGGGAAGCAAAGAAGTACTTCTACCAGCTGATTGATGCTGTGGACTATTGCCACCGGAGAGGCGTCTTTCACAGGGATCTCAAG GGCAATCTCAAGGTATCCGATTTTGGCCTCAGCGTGCTAAGGAAG CCAGGGCAGTTGCTATCCACATCTTGCGGCTCTCCATGCTACGTGGCTCCTGAG GTGATTCAGCACAAGACTTACGATGGGGCGGCCGCGGACATCTGGTCATGCGGCGTGATCCTGTTTGAACTCCTTGCTGGTTATCTGCCATTCCAGGACTGCAGCTTGATACACTTGTACAGAAGG ATATCTCGAGCACAGTATGCATTACCGCAATGGATCACACTGCCTCAGAAGAAGATTATCTTGAGGATACTGGATCCGTCTCCTATAACG AGAGCGAAGATAAATGATATCTTCGATGACGAGTGGTTAAAAGAGGGCTACAATCCATCAGTAAGGAGAACTGAGAGTGATGATTGTGTTGATCTTGATGAGGCTGGCACAGACAGTGATGGCAGTCACAGCACAGAG GTAAGGGAGGCTGGGGGAGCGAATCCGGAGCCTGAGCAGTTCATCAACGCGTTCCGGTTGATAGCGACGTGCAGAGATCTCGACTTGTCAGGACTCTTCCAGGAGCAG AAAACAAAGCTCGGCTCGCCGCATTCGGTGCAGGAAACACTGGGGATAATCACAGCTGCAGCCAGGGATGTGAGCTTGTCAGCGAGGAGAATGGGCAGCTCCATG GTAAAGCTTCAGGACATCAGATTGCTATCAAGAAGCATGCTGGATCTTACACTCTCGGCCGAG GTGATCCAGGTGACACCAGCACACTGCGTCGTCGAAGTGTCTAAGTCCAGCGGTGATCTGAGAGCATACAAAGAG TTCTGCACAAGCCTGTGCAGATTGCTGACCGGGCGGGTGCAGCAGAATGGCAGCTCATCAGATTTGGGGACCAACAAACTCTGA
- the LOC123136581 gene encoding CBL-interacting serine/threonine-protein kinase 21 isoform X1 → MVLAESIGKYRVGRTIGEGAFAKVRLAVDAETGGCVAVKVIDRSTVLRNNLMYQVKREIGAMRLLNHPNIVKIHEVIATKTKICLVMEYVPGGQLSDKLSYLKRLEEREAKKYFYQLIDAVDYCHRRGVFHRDLKPENLLLDNQGNLKVSDFGLSVLRKPGQLLSTSCGSPCYVAPEVIQHKTYDGAAADIWSCGVILFELLAGYLPFQDCSLIHLYRRISRAQYALPQWITLPQKKIILRILDPSPITRAKINDIFDDEWLKEGYNPSVRRTESDDCVDLDEAGTDSDGSHSTEVREAGGANPEPEQFINAFRLIATCRDLDLSGLFQEQKTKLGSPHSVQETLGIITAAARDVSLSARRMGSSMVKLQDIRLLSRSMLDLTLSAEVIQVTPAHCVVEVSKSSGDLRAYKEFCTSLCRLLTGRVQQNGSSSDLGTNKL, encoded by the exons ATGGTGCTGGCGGAGAGCATTGGCAAGTACAGGGTCGGCCGGACCATCGGCGAGGGCGCCTTCGCCAAGGTCCGGCTCGCCGTCGATGCCGAGACGGGCGGCTGCGTCGCAGTCAAGGTCATCGACAGGAGCACGGTGCTCAGAAACAACCTCATGTATCAG GTGAAGAGAGAGATCGGCGCGATGAGGCTTCTCAATCACCCCAACATAGTCAAGATACACGAG GTGATCGCGACGAAGACGAAGATATGTCTTGTGATGGAGTATGTTCCGGGAGGGCAGCTCTCTGACAAGCTA AGTTACCTCAAGAGATTGGAGGAGAGGGAAGCAAAGAAGTACTTCTACCAGCTGATTGATGCTGTGGACTATTGCCACCGGAGAGGCGTCTTTCACAGGGATCTCAAG CCTGAAAACTTGTTGCTAGATAATCAGGGCAATCTCAAGGTATCCGATTTTGGCCTCAGCGTGCTAAGGAAG CCAGGGCAGTTGCTATCCACATCTTGCGGCTCTCCATGCTACGTGGCTCCTGAG GTGATTCAGCACAAGACTTACGATGGGGCGGCCGCGGACATCTGGTCATGCGGCGTGATCCTGTTTGAACTCCTTGCTGGTTATCTGCCATTCCAGGACTGCAGCTTGATACACTTGTACAGAAGG ATATCTCGAGCACAGTATGCATTACCGCAATGGATCACACTGCCTCAGAAGAAGATTATCTTGAGGATACTGGATCCGTCTCCTATAACG AGAGCGAAGATAAATGATATCTTCGATGACGAGTGGTTAAAAGAGGGCTACAATCCATCAGTAAGGAGAACTGAGAGTGATGATTGTGTTGATCTTGATGAGGCTGGCACAGACAGTGATGGCAGTCACAGCACAGAG GTAAGGGAGGCTGGGGGAGCGAATCCGGAGCCTGAGCAGTTCATCAACGCGTTCCGGTTGATAGCGACGTGCAGAGATCTCGACTTGTCAGGACTCTTCCAGGAGCAG AAAACAAAGCTCGGCTCGCCGCATTCGGTGCAGGAAACACTGGGGATAATCACAGCTGCAGCCAGGGATGTGAGCTTGTCAGCGAGGAGAATGGGCAGCTCCATG GTAAAGCTTCAGGACATCAGATTGCTATCAAGAAGCATGCTGGATCTTACACTCTCGGCCGAG GTGATCCAGGTGACACCAGCACACTGCGTCGTCGAAGTGTCTAAGTCCAGCGGTGATCTGAGAGCATACAAAGAG TTCTGCACAAGCCTGTGCAGATTGCTGACCGGGCGGGTGCAGCAGAATGGCAGCTCATCAGATTTGGGGACCAACAAACTCTGA
- the LOC123136580 gene encoding FGGY carbohydrate kinase domain-containing protein, with amino-acid sequence MSRGGVFLGVDVGTGSARAGIFDEKGKLLGSASSPIQIWKEKDCIEQSSTDIWLAVCTAVKSACSLANVAAEDVVGLGFAATCSLVAVDTDGSPVSVSWSGDARRNIIVWMDHRAVDQADRINARNSPVLQYCGGGVSPEMQAPKLLWVKENLQESWSMACRWMDLSDWLAYRATGDDTRSLCTTVCKWTYLGHAHMGQWRELDSRDMEACGWDEVFWEEIGLGDLVEGNRAKIGRSVAFPGHPLGSGLTPTSAKELGLLPGTPVGTSLIDAHAGGVGVMESVPEAESKADLSDEEAICRRMVLVCGTSTCHMAVSKNKLFIPGVWGPFWSAMIPEYWLTEGGQSATGALLDYIVENHAAAPLLANHAASQSVSIFELLNKILLLMAHEQNIPFLSALSQDTHVLPDFHGNRSPVADPKSKGVICGLTLDTSEKHLALLYLATIQGIAYGTRHIVEHCNAHGHKIDTLLACGGLAKNSLYVQEHADIIGCPIILPRENESVLLGASVLGAVAAKKFSGIHDAMKSMNAAGKVVHPSSDPRVKKYHDAKYQIFRSLYEQQLSHRSAMAQALQ; translated from the exons ATGTCCCGCGGCGGCGTCTTCCTCGGCGTCGATGTCGGCACTGGGAGCGCTCGCGCAG GCATCTTTGATGAGAAGGGTAAATTGCTCGGTTCGGCGAGCAGCCCGATACAGATATGGAAAGAGAAAGATTGCATCGAG CAATCTTCGACGGATATCTGGCTCGCGGTGTGCACTGCTGTAAAATCTGCATGCTCGCTTGCAAATGTCGCAGCTGAGGATGTTGTTGGCCTCGGATTCGCTGCTACTTGCTCCCTTG TTGCTGTTGATACTGATGGTTCCCCTGTTTCGGTTTCTTGGAGTGGTGATGCAAGAAGGAACATCATCGTGTGGATGGACCATAGGGCTGTTGACCAGGCTGATCGAATTAACGCTCGCAATTCACCTGTATTGCAGTACTGTGGCGGGGGCGTCTCTCCAGAAATGCAAGCTCCAAAG CTTTTGTGGGTAAAGGAAAATCTGCAAGAGTCCTGGTCCATGGCATGTAGGTGGATGGACCTTAGTGACTGGTTAGCATATAG GGCAACTGGTGATGACACCCGCAGCTTATGCACAACTGTTTGCAAATGGACATATCTTGGACATGCACACATGGGCCAGTGGAGGGAATTAGATTCGCGTGATATGGAAGCATGTGGATGGGATGAAGTCTTTTGGGAAGAAATAGGCTTGGGAGACCTTGTTGAAGGGAATCGTGCAAAAATAG GACGCAGTGTTGCATTTCCAGGCCATCCTCTAGGTTCTGGTTTGACACCTACTTCTGCAAAG GAGTTAGGCTTGCTTCCTGGGACACCTGTTGGAACTTCGCTTATTGATGCTCATGCCGGTGGCGTTGGAGTAATGGAAAGTGTGCCAGAGGCAGAATCTAAAGCCGACT TATCTGATGAAGAAGCGATCTGCCGCCGCATGGTCTTGGTCTGTGGGACATCCACATGCCACATGGCTGTTTCAAAGAACAAATTATTTATTCCTGGTGTCTGGGGGCCATTTTGGTCTG CGATGATTCCTGAGTATTGGCTCACAGAAGGTGGTCAAAGCGCAACTGGTGCTCTACTTGATTACATTGTCGAAAACCATGCTGCTGCTCCCCTTCTGGCTAATCATGCTGCTTCTCAGA GTGTATCCATATTTGAGTTGTTGAACAAGATATTGCTTTTGATGGCACATGAACAAAATATTCCCTTTCTATCTGCCTTGAGTCAAGATACGCATGTCCTTCCAGATTTTCATGGAAATCG GTCCCCTGTTGCTGATCCAAAATCCAAAGGAGTGATTTGTGGCTTGACACTTGATACAAGTGAAAAGCATTTAGCGCTTTTGTACCTAGCAACAATTCAGGGTATTGCGTATGGAACTCGTCATATTGTGGAGCATTGCAATGCTCATGGACACAAG ATCGACACCCTTCTTGCCTGTGGCGGACTTGCAAAGAACTCCTTGTATGTCCAAGAGCATGCAGATATCATCG GATGTCCAATAATACTTCCTAGAGAGAATGAGTCTGTGCTTTTAGGTGCTTCTGTTCTGGGTGCTGTTGCTGCAAAGAAATTTTCTGGTATTCACGATGCAATGAAGTCAATGAATGCAGCTGGAAAG GTTGTGCATCCATCTTCGGATCCCAGGGTGAAGAAATACCACGATGCCAAATATCAGATATTCAGATCCCTGTATGAGCAACAGCTCTCTCATCGCTCAGCCATGGCGCAAGCATTGCAGTAG